In Arthrobacter sp. PAMC25284, a single genomic region encodes these proteins:
- a CDS encoding response regulator transcription factor — MKKNGPEAKLLVVDDEPNIRELLSTSLRFAGFEVVSAGNGRDALAAAELHAPDLAVLDVMLPDMDGFTVTRRLRAAGKHFPVLFLTAKDDTEDKVTGLTVGGDDYVTKPFSLDEVVARIRAVLRRTQPQTDDDAVIRVDDLQLDDDAHEVRRGGTVIELSPTEFKLLRYLMLNPNRVLSKAQILDHVWEYDFNGDASIVESYISYLRRKVDIDPDAPALIQTKRGVGYVLRTAEKR; from the coding sequence ATGAAAAAGAACGGTCCCGAAGCCAAGCTCCTCGTCGTCGATGATGAACCGAATATCCGCGAGCTGCTTTCCACCTCGCTCCGCTTCGCCGGCTTTGAAGTTGTCTCCGCCGGCAACGGACGGGATGCCCTGGCTGCCGCGGAACTTCACGCCCCGGATCTGGCCGTGCTGGACGTGATGCTGCCGGATATGGACGGCTTCACGGTCACCCGCCGCCTTCGCGCCGCCGGAAAGCACTTCCCCGTCCTGTTCCTTACCGCCAAGGACGACACCGAGGACAAGGTCACCGGGCTGACGGTTGGCGGAGACGACTACGTCACCAAGCCCTTCAGCCTTGACGAAGTGGTCGCCCGCATCCGTGCGGTTCTCCGCCGCACCCAGCCCCAAACCGATGATGACGCTGTCATCCGGGTCGATGACCTGCAGCTCGACGACGACGCCCACGAGGTTCGCCGCGGCGGAACCGTCATTGAGCTCTCGCCCACCGAATTCAAACTGTTGCGATACCTGATGCTCAACCCGAACCGGGTCCTGTCCAAAGCCCAGATCCTGGACCATGTGTGGGAATACGACTTCAACGGCGACGCGTCGATCGTGGAGTCCTACATCTCCTATCTGCGCCGCAAAGTTGATATCGATCCCGATGCCCCGGCGCTGATCCAGACCAAGCGGGGCGTAGGCTACGTGCTCCGGACAGCCGAGAAGCGCTGA